A single window of Salvia splendens isolate huo1 chromosome 6, SspV2, whole genome shotgun sequence DNA harbors:
- the LOC121806179 gene encoding uncharacterized protein LOC121806179 isoform X1, translating to MEESSVLNKMLLNLRATCKYYTGYPRDLGPSKVVHFTSEREFVQLLHQGHPVVVAFTIKCNLTKRLDRVLEEAAAEFHPHVKFMRVECPKYPGFCITRQKTEYPFIEIFHSPEQAADQVKAVDPNITKYAVKVLPFNYDVSAYGFREYFKRNGIKSSY from the exons ATGGAGGAATCGTCGGTGCTAAACAAGATGTTGCTTAATCTTCGCGCAACGTGCAA GTACTATACTGGCTATCCAAGGGATCTAGGACCATCAAAAGTTGTTCATTTTACCTCGGAGCGTGAATTTGTACAGCTTCTTCACCAAGGTCACCCTGTGGTTGTTGCATTTACCATAAA ATGTAACCTCACCAAACGTCTAGATAGAGTACTGGAAGAAGCTGCAGCAGAGTTCCATCCTCATGTAAAATTTATGCGT GTTGAGTGCCCAAAGTATCCTGGATTTTGCATAACACGCCAAAAGACGGAATATCCCTTTATCGAAATATTTCACAGTCCAGAACAG GCAGCTGATCAAGTGAAGGCTGTTGATCCAAATATCACAAAGTACGCTGTCAAAGTATTACCA TTCAATTATGATGTCAGTGCCTATGGATTCAGAGAGTATTTCAAGCGCAACGGGATCAAGTCTTCCTACTGA
- the LOC121806179 gene encoding uncharacterized protein LOC121806179 isoform X2 yields the protein MEESSVLNKMLLNLRATCKYYTGYPRDLGPSKVVHFTSEREFVQLLHQGHPVVVAFTIKCNLTKRLDRVLEEAAAEFHPHVKFMRAADQVKAVDPNITKYAVKVLPFNYDVSAYGFREYFKRNGIKSSY from the exons ATGGAGGAATCGTCGGTGCTAAACAAGATGTTGCTTAATCTTCGCGCAACGTGCAA GTACTATACTGGCTATCCAAGGGATCTAGGACCATCAAAAGTTGTTCATTTTACCTCGGAGCGTGAATTTGTACAGCTTCTTCACCAAGGTCACCCTGTGGTTGTTGCATTTACCATAAA ATGTAACCTCACCAAACGTCTAGATAGAGTACTGGAAGAAGCTGCAGCAGAGTTCCATCCTCATGTAAAATTTATGCGT GCAGCTGATCAAGTGAAGGCTGTTGATCCAAATATCACAAAGTACGCTGTCAAAGTATTACCA TTCAATTATGATGTCAGTGCCTATGGATTCAGAGAGTATTTCAAGCGCAACGGGATCAAGTCTTCCTACTGA